GCGGAACTGGTCGATCTCCGCGCTCACGTCCGCGTTCGCGCGCAGCGTATCGAACGCCTGCCGGTGACTCTCGGTCGTACGCTCCGGCAGGACGTCGACGATGCCGAGCGTGTCCACCTTTGAAACGAAAACACCGCGGTAGTGATCGATCGCCTGGACCCGGTTCGTGATCGCGATCGGGCCGGGCTCCTCGAAGAGCACCTCGACCACGTAGCGCTCGGCGGGCGCGATCACGACGTTGTCGACGTACGCCTCGCGCTCGTAGCGGCCGACGTCGGAGGCGACGACCTTGGCGCGCGCGCCGCCGAAGGAGAGGTTGAAGACGCGCGTGTTCGCGGCGTTGGTGAGGAAGAAGCGCACGACGTCGCCCGTCCGCGTCTCCATCCGCCAGTCCGCCTCGCCGTTCACCAGGAATACGTTGCCGAAGCGCCCCATCAGCGCGTGCGTCGCGCGCTCCTCGCCGTACGGGAACAGGCCTGCTTCATCGATCAGGAGGTCGTCCAGCATCAGAACCTCCTCGGCGTTCACCGGATTGTAGTACGCGGGATCCGGTGCCGTGACCATCATGTTGCCGTACAGGCCGAGGTCCTGCGTGATGTCCTCGCGGTGATGCGGGTGGTACCAGTAGATGCCCGCGTCGGGGAAGTGCACCTCGTAGGTGAACGTGCCGCCCGGCTCGACCGGATCCTGTGTCACGTGCGGCACGCCGTCGAACCGGTTGTCGAGCCGCACGCCGTGCCAGTGCACGGCGGTCGGCAGCGCGGTCTCGTTGCGGAAGCGCACGATGATCGTCGCGTTCTGCGGCGCCTGGATCAGCGGGCCGGGATACTGGCCGTTGAAGCCGTACATGACGAGTGTCCGGCCGTTGATCATGCGGCGCACGAGCCCGGCGGTCAGGTCGAGCGTATCGCCGTCGCTCATGATGCGCACTTCGCGGTACGCGGCCGCGGGCAGCGACATCGGATCGATGCCCGCGCCGGGCAGCCACGCCGTCGCCTTCGGCTCCAGCTCGGCCATGCCGGGGAGCATCGGCATGGTCATGTCCATGGGGGGCATGCGCCAGGCGGCCGCGCTTGCGTCCCGGGTCGGCTGGGCATGGCCGGCGTGGTGGCCGCTGTGAGGGTCCTGCGCCTGGGCGGGGCGCGGCGCCAGGGCCGTCAAGGCCGTGAGGGCGGTAAGGGCGAGACGTGACGAACGCCCTGCGCCTGTCGTGCCCGACCCGACGGCCCCGCCGGCCCCGAGCGCCCGGTTCATCACC
The genomic region above belongs to Longimicrobiales bacterium and contains:
- a CDS encoding multicopper oxidase family protein; its protein translation is MPMLPGMAELEPKATAWLPGAGIDPMSLPAAAYREVRIMSDGDTLDLTAGLVRRMINGRTLVMYGFNGQYPGPLIQAPQNATIIVRFRNETALPTAVHWHGVRLDNRFDGVPHVTQDPVEPGGTFTYEVHFPDAGIYWYHPHHREDITQDLGLYGNMMVTAPDPAYYNPVNAEEVLMLDDLLIDEAGLFPYGEERATHALMGRFGNVFLVNGEADWRMETRTGDVVRFFLTNAANTRVFNLSFGGARAKVVASDVGRYEREAYVDNVVIAPAERYVVEVLFEEPGPIAITNRVQAIDHYRGVFVSKVDTLGIVDVLPERTTESHRQAFDTLRANADVSAEIDQFREHFDRAVDHEVELGVEIGSLPLPILQMMLLDTLYFHPMEWSDAMPEMNYVATGADVRWFIRDVATGRDNGDIDWRFDQGDVVKLRIRNRPVNLHPMHHPIHLHGQRFLVLERDGVRNTNFVWKDTAVIPLGSTVDLLVEMSNPGDWMLHCHISEHLETGMQLVFRVDPQPRTQ